TGTTACCCGGGGCATCCTCCACACAAACACTTACACTGATCGGATACAAAAGAGGGGGCATCCCATTAGCCATTCTTACCCTCTTAATATGGATCACACCGGCCTGTATATTGATGGGGGGGTTATCTTTTTTGTTGCAATATTTCAGCAGTAAAGATGTGCGTCCAGATTTCTTTATGTTCATTCAGCCCATGGCTATTGGTTTTATTGCCTATTCAACGTATCGCATTTTTAATATTGCAGTACACAATACGATTACCCGGGTCATTATGACAGTGGCTGCATTTGCTACATTTTTACTGTTCAAAACACCTTGGATCTTTCCTGCACTCATAGTAGCCGCAGGTATTGCTACTAACTTCAGTGATAAACGTATCCCACAAAAAGATGTACCACCCAAAAAAATCAAATGGGGCAATATCATCATCTTCTTTTTATTGTTTGGTACTGCAGGTTATATCTCTGAAACAGCAACACGCAATAACTGGGAAAACCGTAAAGCCATCAACCTTTTTGAGAATGCCTACCGCTTTGGAAGTCTTGTATTTGGCGGTGGTGATGTGATGATGCCACTGATGTATGAACAGTATGTTACACGCCCTGAATCCAAACGTATCCGTGAAACAGGAAGGGATGTGTTGAAAATGTCCAAAGAAGATTTTCTGACCGGATCAGGCATGGTAAGAGCGATACCCGGACCTGTATTTTCGATTGGTGCATTTGCCGGAGGTATGGTATTAAAAGAGGAAGGTGCCTGGTGGCAATTGATGGGTTGCTTGATCGGAGCCATTGCTATTTTTCTTCCCAGCGCCTTATTGGTACTCTTCTTTTTTCCGGTCTGGCACAACCTCAAACGCTATGCAGTCATCTTTCGATCGCTGGAAGGTATCAATGCTGCAGTTGTAGGTATCATGACCGGTGCTACTTTTTATTTGATGAAAGATACTTTCCTGATCTCCCTGTTTGAAGGCCGACTCATCGCTATTTGGGATATTTTCATCATCATCGGCACATTTTTATTACTTCGACTCAATAGGATTCCGGCTCCTTTTATTGTTCTGGCATGCTTGTTATTGGGGTATTTGGTTCATTGAGTTTTGGGCTACAAGCTACAAGCTGCAAGTTTCAAGGGGTGAGTCGTGAGTTTAATGAACAAAAGGGCTGTACGTTAGTATTGTTAGCTAAGCCATCACATAATACATAATTGCTTACAGCCTGTAGCTTATCGCTTGCCGCTTACTCCTCATCTCCTTTTTCTCCACAAAAGCCGTATATTAGAGCATGGTCACATTAGCTATCTACAACCTCAAAGGTGGCGTAGGCAAAACTGCTGCGTCCATTAATCTGGCATACGCATCTGCCAAAGAAGGATTCAAAACACTGGTTTGGGATCTAGATCCACAAGGGTCTTCCTCTTTTTATCTCGGTGCCAAAGCCGCCATAAAAAATGAGTCCAGAAAAATTCTCAATAGTGAGATGGATTTAAAAGATGCCATTCAGTCTACTGCGTATGAAAACCTGGATATCATTCCAGCAGATATCTCTGCACGTCATGCCGACATCCTGCTGAATGAAATGAAGCAATCCAAGCGCAAACTGTTATCACTTTTATCTGCACTAAAAAACGAGTATGATATCGTGATACTGGATAGTCCACCCGGCATCTCTGTATTACACGATGCTGTTTTTGTAGCGGCAGACTGGGTGCTGATGCCTAATATTCCGACTACACTATCTATTCGTTCTTTTGAAACAGTGAATGATTATTTCAAAGAAAATGATCTGGATCGTTCCAAGATCAAATGTTTCTTTAGTATGGTGGATCATCGGAAAAACCTGCATCATGAAGTGATGAATGAGTTTTATAAAGACAAATATTTTCTCAAAAGCTATATACCCTATCTGAGTGATGTAGAGAAAATGGGTGTGCATGAAGCACCGATCGAAACCTTTGCTGCCAGTAGTTATGCGGCACAATGCTATCGTGATCTTTGGAAAGAGATCAGAAAGAATTGTATTCAGTAATATTTTTCTTGTTTAGTTCTTAAATAGTGGTTTATGGAAAGACATTTATCGTCGTGGTATAGTCCGGCATTGGGAAAAGAAATGCCGATCGCTTCTTATGGTCATTTCGGATTTGTGTTATTACTGATTCCTACAGCGGCAGCTGATTATCTGGAATATGAAAGATTTCAGTTGATTGATGCACTCGCGCCCTACATTAATAGTGGTAAGTTGCGTGTATTCAGCATTGATAGCATGAATAAAGAAAGCTGGATGAACAATGAGATGGAGCCCTCACATAAAGCCATTCGCCATAACCAGTTCAATGAATATGTTTTCAATGAAGTCATTCCTTTTATCAGAACCAATACGAGTAATGAAACAATGATCTACACTTGTGGAGCATCATTCGGAGCATTACATGCAATGAATTTGTTTTTGAAAAGACCTGATATCATCAATGGTGCTATTAGTATGAGTGGTGTCTATGATCTCACAGAATACACCAAAGGGTATTGGGATGATCAGGTATTTTACAATAGTCCGGCACATTATCTGCCCACACTTACTGATCCATGGTATCTCGATAAAATCAAATCGAGTCATCATATTCATATCTATACCGGTAGTGGTTCTTATGAAGATCCGGAAGCTTCTAAAAAATTTGCAGGCATCTTATACAGCAAAGGTATCTGGTATGACCTCGACGTATGGGGACAAGACATCACCCACGACTGGCCCACCTGGCGCACCATGTTGCCGTATATTGTGGATGTGAAGTTTTAGCTTATGGCGTATAGGTCATAGCAAATGGAAGGAAATTGTTTTTGCCATAAGCTATGACCTATACGCCATAAGCTACTCTGCAAAAACCACGTTAATTCCCTTCACATTTCAGGCTTTCTGCTCGTCGTGATTTAATATTACAGCTCAATTGATGGGTTTGAGAAAAAAGCTACTATTCCTTCTTCTAGTGATTACCGTTTGCTGTGTGAAAGAACAGGCTGTTGCACAGTTTGTGACGATCTCGGGTAATGTGTATGATATTACAGCCAGAAGACCGTTGGAAGCCGTGGCTGTATTGAGTAATTCCGGTCGAGGTACTATCACCGATTCTTTAGGACGATACCTTATCACAGTTCCGCGAACAGATTCTATCTGGTTTTCCATGATCGGGAAATCAACCATGAAATATCCTGTGGATACCATCATCAATGTTGATAATTTCAATGTGATGATCCATGTACGTGCCACCGATCTTCCGGAAGTGAAAGTGCGGAACAATTATTATAAACTTGATTCTATTCAGAACAGACAGGATTATGCCAAAGCTTTTAATTTCAGAAAGCCAACCGTTCGGTTAAGTACCAATCCGAATTACAATCCGGGTGGATTAACCGCCGGCTTTGATCTTGTAGAACTTATCAATATGTTCCGAACCCGGCGAAATCGGAACATGGAGTTTTTACAGAATCGATTATTGGACGAAGAGCAACAGAAATATATCGATCGACGCTACAGTAAAAGATTTGTGCGAGAGCTTACACTTTTGAATGGACCGGAATTAGATACATTCATGAATCGATATCGACCATCCTATGAGTTATTGACTCAGATGAATGACCTGGAATTGGGTTACTATATTAACCGGAGTTATGATCAATACCGATCACTGCGTTATAATTGGAGAGGTGGTTTACGGAGAAGGGAAGATTAACTTTTAAAACCTTATCTATGCGTTTGCTGATTTGCTCCCTGATACTCATCTGCTGCACTAGCATATTGACAGCCCAAGAGAAAACAGGCGTATGGCGCGGTATCGTAAGATTTAGCAGCTATGGTTTTGATCCAAATTATAACCCTACTCCCAGACCTATCATGCCGCCCAATGATCCGCAAAGCAGAATGGGAAGGCCCGGTACCAGTAGTTTTGCCACAAGCACTGTTACCAATACAGAAACGGATACCCGTGCTAAATTAGAATGGCTGCAAATCGATGATCGATCGGTTGTTCAACTCACTTCTTATGGTGTCGATAATAAACTCGTTACCATGTATCAGTTCTACGCACGTCCAACACCAAAAGAGTTTTATAAATTTCATATGCAGGGTAAGTCTGTTGTGGTCAAGGAAACAGATAGACGTGCAGATCTTTTTGATATGCGTGGTACTTTTCAGGAAACGGATTCTTCTTTTGTATTCTGGGGTGTATGGGAAGATCCGTTCACCGGAAGAAGATTTGGAACTTTCTTTTTTGAAAAAGTAAAAGAAGTGATTTCGATCAATCCGGAGTTGGTGTATTCTTTTTTGAAAAAAAATAAACTCAGTGATGATATTGTATCAGCATCTATTCCTGCGATAGTTGTTCATGATACCATTCAAACAGATGCAATCGCTGTATATGGAAATCTGGTAGATAATGGTTTGAAAGACCAGGATACACTCAGTATTTGGTTCAATGGAAAGTTATTGGAAGACAATATTGTACCCACGGATAAAAGATTCTTCTTTCGAGCAAATCTGGCCGATCAGGAATGGAATTATCTCACCATCAGATGTAAAAATGAAGGCAAGGAAAAAGGTGCCGGAGTGCATCTGAATCTTGAGTTCAATGATATTCAGATGAAATACAATCTGGGATTATTCAGGTATGGTCAGTCCGATTGGGTCATTCACCGAAAAGTATCCAACAAACAGGCTCCATAGGTGTTAATTTTTGAGCAAATTGTTCTGAGCGAAGCGAAGAATCGCCGATGTAGAACACACCCCGGCCATTCATACAATGTTGGAACAATAGACATTAAATAATTCTATCTTTATCGGTCTTAAATCTCAAGTCTTGAAAAGAATGTATCCTTGGGCTTTCGCAGCCATCGTTATGGTAGCCTGCAAAAGCAAAAAAGAAGAACCACGTCAACAGAATGGAGGTCCACAGGCAGTGATCGTAGATGTGATCATCGCCGGAAAGAACAGTATTTCCAATACCATCGAAGTGAATGGTACAGTTGTAGCCAATGAAGCAGCCAATCTGCAACCCGAAGTGAGTGGTCGTTTGACTTATCTCAATTTACCAGAGGGTGCTAAAGTATCTCAGGGAACGGTATTGGCCCGAATCAACGATGCAGACCTGCAAGCCAATATGCAAAAGATCCGTGTTCAATTGGATCTGGCGCAGAAGAATGAGGCACGTTTGAAAAAATTATTGGATATCAATGGTATCAATCAGGCTGATTATGATGCGGTCCTCAATCAGGTCAATACATTGAAAGCAGACCTTGATATCACACAAGCTCAGATCGATAAAACGGTGCTCAAAGCTCCTTTCACAGGTATACTCGGTCTGCGGATGATCAGTCCGGGTGCTTATGTAACACCCGCTACTATTCTCGCTACTTTACAACAGACCGATAAAGTAAAGATCGATTTTACGGTTCCGGAAATGTATACCGATGTGATCGGTAAAGGAAAAACAGTGAATGTAAAAACCACTGCTGGTGCGTCTGTTCGCAAAGCTACCATCATTGCTACCGAACCTCAGATTGATGCCACTACCCGTAACCTTAAAGTTAGAGCGGTACTCGATGGCACCAATATCAATCCCGGTGCATTCGTGAAAGTATTACTGGATGCAGGTGGTAAGAGCAACAGTATTCTGGTTCCAACCAATGCGATCATCCCGGATGCAAAAGCCAAGAAAGTAGTAGTAGTGAAAGACGGAAAAGGTAAACTCACAGATATTGTAACAGGCTTACGTGCCAACGGTGCAGCGGAAGTGGTGAGCGGACTCAATGAAGGGGATAGTATTGCTGTATCAGGTGTATTGTTTGTTCGCCCTAATTCTCAAATAAAAGTGAGAAGTGTAAAACAGATCTCAGAATTCATGGGACAACAATAAGATCCCATTCACTGAACCCTGTTTTCATTTCCTTAACCACTTGATCTTATGAATATTTCAGAACTATCGTTAAAACGACCCATTCTCGCAACCGTGATGAATATCCTCATCGTGTTGTTTGGGGTGGTTGGATATACTTTCCTTTCAGTACGTGAGTACCCGGCTATTGACCCGCCCATTGTGAATGTGCGTACTTCTTATGCGGGTGCTAACTCAGATATCGTAGAGAGCCAGATCACAGAACCACTGGAGAAATCCATCAATGGTATTCCCGGTATCAGAACCATTACCTCTTCCAGCTCTAATGGTTCCAGTAATATCACCGTTGAATTCAATATCAATGAAGACCTCGAAGCCGCAGCCAATGATGTGCGTGATAAAGTGAGTCAGGCTGCAAGAAATCTTCCCCAGGATATTGATGCCCCACCTGTGGTTAGTAAAGCCGATGCCAACAGTGATTTCATTCTGTTGATGGCAGTACAAAGCCGCACCAAAGGATTGCTTGAACTGAGTGATTATGCCGAGAATGTACTCGTAGAAAGATTACAGACCATTCCGGAAGTAAGTTCTATCAATATATTCGGACAAAAACGTCCTGCAATGCGTATCTGGATCGATCCGGATAAATTGAATGCATATAATATCACTTTTGCCGATCTGCGTAATGCATTGAACAGAGAGAATGTCGAAATTCCTTCCGGTAAGATCTATGGGCAGAATACTGAAATGACCATTCGTGCATTGGGACGATTACAGACCGAAAAAGATTTTCGTGATCTCATCATCTTTGAAGATAACAGAGGTATCATCCGTTTGAGTGATGTTGCTAAAGTAGAGATCGGTCCGGAGAACGAAGAATTCAGCTGGCGATTGAATGGGGTGAATGCCGTAGGTCTGGCCATCATTCCACAACCCGGTGCCAACTATATTAAAATTGCCGATGAGTTTTATAAACGTGTGGAAGCAATTCAGAAAAGCCAGAAAGGTGATTTTGAATTGACACCACTGATCGATCAAACCAAAAATGTTCGACGTTCGATCAAAGAAGTAGAAGAAACATTATTGATCTCTTTCAGTCTGGTAGTATTGGTGATCTTCTTCTTCTTCCGCAACTGGTTGATCGCAATTCGTCCATTGATCGATATCCCGATCTCACTTGTTGCTACTTTCTTCATCATGTACATCGCAGGATTCTCTGTGAATGTATTGACCTTATTAGGTATTGTACTTGCAACCGGATTGGTGGTGGATGATGGTATTGTAGTAACTGAAAATATTTTCCGAAAACTGGAAGGCGGTTTACCGATTCGTAAAGCAGCACTGGAAGGCAGTAAGGAAATTTTCTTTGCCGTTATTTCTACTTCCATCACACTCGCGGTGGTATTCTTACCGGTGATCTTCCTCGAAGGTTTTGTGGGAAGTCTTTTCCGTGAGTTTGGTATCACCGTAGCAGCAGCGGTATTGGTCTCCGCATTTGTATCACTCACCATCACACCGGTCTTGAATGTATACCTCAATAAAAAAGATGCAGGGCATGGTAAGTTCTATGAAATGACTGAGCCTTTCTTCCGTGGTATGGAGAATGGATACAAACGCATGCTCACAGGATTCCTGCGTATTCGTTGGATGGCTTGGGTGATCGTATTGTTGTGTTTGGGTGCTATCTATCTCGTAGGCAGCAACCTGCAAAGTGAATTGGCGCCATTAGAAGACAGAAGCAGCGTACGTTTCCAAATGTCAGGTCCGGAAGGTGCGAGTTATAGTTATATGGTTGATGTAGGTAATAAACTCATCGACTATTTATCTGATTCTG
Above is a genomic segment from Sediminibacterium sp. KACHI17 containing:
- the chrA gene encoding chromate efflux transporter; this translates as MRAVLWHSLTAFGGPQGHLGMMMKTFVQQRRDVSETELMEYNAFCQLLPGASSTQTLTLIGYKRGGIPLAILTLLIWITPACILMGGLSFLLQYFSSKDVRPDFFMFIQPMAIGFIAYSTYRIFNIAVHNTITRVIMTVAAFATFLLFKTPWIFPALIVAAGIATNFSDKRIPQKDVPPKKIKWGNIIIFFLLFGTAGYISETATRNNWENRKAINLFENAYRFGSLVFGGGDVMMPLMYEQYVTRPESKRIRETGRDVLKMSKEDFLTGSGMVRAIPGPVFSIGAFAGGMVLKEEGAWWQLMGCLIGAIAIFLPSALLVLFFFPVWHNLKRYAVIFRSLEGINAAVVGIMTGATFYLMKDTFLISLFEGRLIAIWDIFIIIGTFLLLRLNRIPAPFIVLACLLLGYLVH
- a CDS encoding AAA family ATPase, producing MVTLAIYNLKGGVGKTAASINLAYASAKEGFKTLVWDLDPQGSSSFYLGAKAAIKNESRKILNSEMDLKDAIQSTAYENLDIIPADISARHADILLNEMKQSKRKLLSLLSALKNEYDIVILDSPPGISVLHDAVFVAADWVLMPNIPTTLSIRSFETVNDYFKENDLDRSKIKCFFSMVDHRKNLHHEVMNEFYKDKYFLKSYIPYLSDVEKMGVHEAPIETFAASSYAAQCYRDLWKEIRKNCIQ
- a CDS encoding alpha/beta hydrolase-fold protein, yielding MERHLSSWYSPALGKEMPIASYGHFGFVLLLIPTAAADYLEYERFQLIDALAPYINSGKLRVFSIDSMNKESWMNNEMEPSHKAIRHNQFNEYVFNEVIPFIRTNTSNETMIYTCGASFGALHAMNLFLKRPDIINGAISMSGVYDLTEYTKGYWDDQVFYNSPAHYLPTLTDPWYLDKIKSSHHIHIYTGSGSYEDPEASKKFAGILYSKGIWYDLDVWGQDITHDWPTWRTMLPYIVDVKF
- a CDS encoding efflux RND transporter periplasmic adaptor subunit; the encoded protein is MYPWAFAAIVMVACKSKKEEPRQQNGGPQAVIVDVIIAGKNSISNTIEVNGTVVANEAANLQPEVSGRLTYLNLPEGAKVSQGTVLARINDADLQANMQKIRVQLDLAQKNEARLKKLLDINGINQADYDAVLNQVNTLKADLDITQAQIDKTVLKAPFTGILGLRMISPGAYVTPATILATLQQTDKVKIDFTVPEMYTDVIGKGKTVNVKTTAGASVRKATIIATEPQIDATTRNLKVRAVLDGTNINPGAFVKVLLDAGGKSNSILVPTNAIIPDAKAKKVVVVKDGKGKLTDIVTGLRANGAAEVVSGLNEGDSIAVSGVLFVRPNSQIKVRSVKQISEFMGQQ
- a CDS encoding efflux RND transporter permease subunit gives rise to the protein MNISELSLKRPILATVMNILIVLFGVVGYTFLSVREYPAIDPPIVNVRTSYAGANSDIVESQITEPLEKSINGIPGIRTITSSSSNGSSNITVEFNINEDLEAAANDVRDKVSQAARNLPQDIDAPPVVSKADANSDFILLMAVQSRTKGLLELSDYAENVLVERLQTIPEVSSINIFGQKRPAMRIWIDPDKLNAYNITFADLRNALNRENVEIPSGKIYGQNTEMTIRALGRLQTEKDFRDLIIFEDNRGIIRLSDVAKVEIGPENEEFSWRLNGVNAVGLAIIPQPGANYIKIADEFYKRVEAIQKSQKGDFELTPLIDQTKNVRRSIKEVEETLLISFSLVVLVIFFFFRNWLIAIRPLIDIPISLVATFFIMYIAGFSVNVLTLLGIVLATGLVVDDGIVVTENIFRKLEGGLPIRKAALEGSKEIFFAVISTSITLAVVFLPVIFLEGFVGSLFREFGITVAAAVLVSAFVSLTITPVLNVYLNKKDAGHGKFYEMTEPFFRGMENGYKRMLTGFLRIRWMAWVIVLLCLGAIYLVGSNLQSELAPLEDRSSVRFQMSGPEGASYSYMVDVGNKLIDYLSDSVPEKDFVFAAIPGFGGSGGVNSGTARIAFVDPDKRTRSQSEIARAISKKLPQFNNARIFPVEEQTISVGLGSRGSLPVQYILQNLDFEKIKEVIPKFLEEARKDKTFSNVDVNLKFNKPELQITIDRIKAKDLGLSISDVADVVSSAFSGRRLAYFIMNGKQYEVISQVELKDRQEPGDISNLYVRNTRGENIPLTSVVKLEENSNPPTLYHYNRFKAATISASLAEGKTIGDGVKAMQAIGDKLLDESFQTALGGASRDYAESSSNTTFAFGLALVLIYLVLAAQFESFKDPFTIMITVPLALAGALLSLWLFDQTLNIFSQIGMIMLIGLVTKNGILIVEFANQKREFGLKKTEAVIEASAQRLRPILMTSLATALGALPIALSIGAAATSRMPLGIVIVGGIMFSLILTLFVIPAVYTFISGKHEAKKMDITD